One genomic window of bacterium includes the following:
- a CDS encoding MscL family protein: protein MSNMKKEFMDFLKKFSVVGMAIGIVSGGAVKSFVDAMVASLIQPLVNRLLQLVNLGSGANIGINLGGGQYIAVGDFLVALINFLAVMWVVFMMGKFFLNKFFPEETVAA from the coding sequence ATGTCAAACATGAAAAAAGAATTTATGGATTTTCTCAAGAAATTTTCTGTAGTCGGTATGGCTATAGGTATAGTTTCTGGTGGTGCTGTGAAATCATTTGTTGATGCTATGGTTGCAAGTTTGATTCAACCTTTGGTAAATAGACTTCTGCAATTGGTAAATTTAGGTTCAGGAGCAAATATAGGGATCAATTTAGGTGGAGGTCAATATATAGCAGTAGGCGACTTCTTGGTTGCTTTGATAAACTTTTTGGCTGTAATGTGGGTAGTATTTATGATGGGTAAATTTTTCTTGAATAAGTTCTTTCCAGAAGAAACTGTAGCTGCATAA
- a CDS encoding threonine--tRNA ligase: MVLAMKRIYGPDNLRLGVGPVIENGFYQDFDILPDRKGDHEVVEGSNPQSESDSSLKGNISEKDFPKIESEMKKIISEGLFMVRAEVHIKEAIEYFESKGQVYKVELLKDIDSKGSSKMNNEAEANAVANLTDAGKVSFYYFTKSLHTPEQSFQNAIIAKEVEHIDLCRGPHVANTKDLKHMAFKLDRIAGSYWRGSEKNPMLTRIYAVAFESQEELDNYYKLQEEAKKRDHRVLGKQLGIFHFNDKVGPGLPLWLPNGAIIVEELEALAKETELKGGYKRVRTPHITKEDLYITSGHLPYYQDSMYPPMDYDGEKYYLKPMNCPHHHMIFASSQRSYKELPLRLAEYGHCYRHEDSGALFGLMRVRSLCMNDAHIYCTEEQFESEFDAVNKMYLYYFKIFGIDKYVMRLSLHSKDKLGQKYVNEPELWIKTEEMVRNTFQKLNIPYVEVEDEAAFYGPKIDVQVWSVIGREFTLATNQVDFAVPARFGLEYIDKDGERKTPLCIHRAPLGTHERFIGFLIEHFAGNFPLWLSPVQVAIIPISNEKHGEYAIKIKQALLENAIRVEVYDENETLGNRIRKAKEMKVNYIVVVGDKEIEANSLTIRNRKDEQVNMKVEEFINSLTAEVKAKRL; encoded by the coding sequence ATGGTTCTTGCTATGAAGCGAATATATGGACCAGATAATTTGCGACTTGGCGTTGGACCAGTTATAGAAAATGGCTTTTATCAAGATTTTGATATCCTTCCAGATAGGAAGGGGGACCACGAAGTGGTGGAAGGTTCAAACCCTCAGTCAGAAAGTGACAGCTCCCTAAAAGGGAACATCTCAGAAAAAGACTTTCCAAAAATTGAATCTGAAATGAAAAAGATAATTTCTGAAGGACTTTTCATGGTAAGAGCAGAAGTCCATATCAAAGAAGCTATAGAGTATTTTGAATCAAAAGGTCAAGTATACAAAGTTGAATTACTGAAAGATATTGACTCAAAAGGAAGTAGTAAAATGAACAATGAAGCTGAGGCAAATGCTGTTGCAAACTTGACTGATGCTGGCAAAGTTAGTTTTTATTATTTCACAAAGTCCCTTCATACTCCTGAACAAAGCTTTCAGAATGCTATAATTGCGAAAGAAGTAGAGCATATAGATCTTTGTCGTGGACCTCATGTTGCAAATACAAAAGATTTGAAGCATATGGCATTCAAATTAGATAGAATTGCAGGTTCATACTGGCGAGGTTCTGAGAAAAATCCAATGTTAACTAGAATTTATGCTGTTGCTTTTGAATCGCAAGAAGAACTTGATAATTATTACAAACTTCAAGAAGAAGCAAAAAAAAGAGATCATAGGGTGTTGGGAAAACAGCTCGGAATTTTTCATTTTAATGATAAAGTTGGTCCAGGACTTCCACTTTGGCTTCCAAATGGTGCAATCATTGTTGAAGAACTTGAAGCGCTAGCTAAAGAAACTGAACTTAAAGGTGGTTACAAGAGGGTTCGAACTCCACATATCACAAAAGAAGACTTGTATATAACGTCTGGACATTTGCCATATTATCAAGATAGTATGTATCCACCTATGGATTATGATGGTGAGAAATATTATCTTAAACCTATGAATTGTCCACATCACCATATGATTTTTGCAAGTAGTCAAAGAAGCTATAAAGAATTACCACTAAGACTTGCTGAATATGGACATTGTTATAGACACGAAGATTCTGGAGCACTTTTTGGTCTTATGCGAGTTAGATCACTTTGTATGAATGATGCTCATATTTATTGTACTGAAGAACAATTTGAATCTGAATTTGACGCTGTAAACAAAATGTATCTTTATTATTTCAAAATATTCGGAATTGACAAATATGTCATGAGATTATCACTTCATTCCAAAGATAAACTTGGACAAAAGTATGTAAATGAACCTGAACTGTGGATCAAAACTGAGGAAATGGTTCGAAATACATTCCAAAAATTAAATATACCTTATGTTGAAGTTGAAGACGAAGCAGCTTTTTATGGACCAAAGATTGATGTTCAAGTTTGGTCTGTGATCGGAAGAGAGTTTACACTTGCAACAAACCAAGTTGATTTTGCAGTTCCAGCAAGATTTGGATTGGAATATATAGATAAAGATGGTGAAAGAAAAACACCATTATGTATTCACAGAGCCCCACTTGGAACTCATGAAAGATTTATTGGCTTTTTGATTGAACATTTTGCGGGTAACTTTCCACTTTGGCTTTCACCTGTTCAAGTTGCAATTATTCCAATTTCAAATGAAAAACACGGAGAATATGCTATTAAAATTAAACAAGCATTACTAGAGAATGCAATACGAGTTGAAGTTTATGATGAGAACGAAACGCTAGGAAATAGAATTCGGAAAGCAAAAGAGATGAAAGTAAATTATATAGTTGTGGTTGGTGATAAAGAAATTGAAGCAAATTCACTCACTATTCGAAATCGAAAAGATGAACAAGTAAATATGAAAGTTGAGGAATTTATAAATAGTTTAACTGCTGAAGTTAAAGCAAAGAGATTATAA
- a CDS encoding DHH family phosphoesterase, translated as MRNDFISKFKDLVSKSSSIVIVPSARIDLDCIGSAQMMREVIEDLNNSSFVQIYADFLIDEYHKFIVTEEFHLLSESKFDLSNFDLAIIVDGNANSITKHNKDKTYKLAKDIVILDHHNKDADSGSLEFIDTEYASTTELIFELFQDTKYSQSYYENALVGILGDTASLRWAKSKRTFENFYKIVVHVDRTKFLYDNYSKFLDRELMNIKNIVQQHVKFEPKYDFDYLVMSLAKLKELKIEKSNFDKVKDIIFFEYQSLRDFNMVLSIVEAPNNYIFVSIRTNNLKVLNATDIVELVKSNFLNADGGGHLKAAGCYFPSNDFLGDSEKLLSLLKNFLEKENITQ; from the coding sequence ATGCGAAACGACTTTATCTCAAAATTCAAAGATTTAGTTTCTAAGTCCAGCTCAATAGTCATCGTTCCTTCTGCAAGGATAGATTTGGACTGCATAGGTTCTGCGCAAATGATGAGAGAGGTGATTGAAGATTTGAATAACTCTTCGTTTGTGCAAATCTATGCTGACTTTCTAATTGATGAATATCACAAATTTATAGTAACTGAAGAATTTCATTTACTGTCAGAATCGAAGTTTGATTTATCCAACTTTGATCTAGCAATAATTGTTGACGGAAATGCAAATTCAATAACCAAACACAATAAAGACAAAACTTACAAATTGGCTAAAGATATAGTAATTCTCGATCATCACAACAAAGATGCTGACTCAGGTAGTCTCGAATTTATTGATACAGAGTATGCGAGCACTACAGAACTTATTTTTGAACTATTTCAAGATACAAAGTACTCGCAAAGTTATTATGAAAACGCACTTGTTGGAATTTTGGGTGACACTGCAAGTTTGAGATGGGCAAAGTCAAAAAGAACATTTGAAAACTTTTACAAAATTGTAGTTCATGTCGATAGAACAAAGTTTTTGTATGACAATTACTCAAAGTTTCTGGATCGTGAGTTGATGAATATAAAAAACATAGTTCAACAACATGTAAAGTTTGAGCCTAAGTATGATTTTGATTATTTGGTCATGTCACTTGCAAAGTTGAAAGAATTGAAAATTGAAAAGTCTAACTTTGACAAAGTCAAAGATATCATTTTTTTTGAATATCAATCACTTCGAGATTTCAATATGGTTTTATCTATAGTAGAAGCTCCAAATAATTATATATTTGTCTCTATTAGAACTAATAATTTAAAAGTTTTGAATGCTACAGATATTGTGGAACTAGTGAAAAGTAATTTTCTTAATGCTGATGGTGGTGGACACTTGAAGGCTGCAGGTTGCTATTTTCCGTCGAATGATTTTTTAGGTGATAGTGAGAAATTGCTAAGCTTACTTAAGAACTTTTTGGAGAAAGAGAACATA